In one window of Micromonospora cathayae DNA:
- a CDS encoding HAD family hydrolase — protein MGRGAAFFDLDKTVIAKSSALAFGRPFYRDGLITRRDVVKSAYAQLMFRLGGTDEQTMARTRDYLAALCKGWQVEQVRQIVAETLHELINPYVYAEAAALIEEHQAAGRDVVLVSASGEEMVRPIGELLGVTDVIATRMAVQDGRYSGEVEFYAAGPSKVEAVGELATARGYDLAESYAYSDSYSDRPLLECVGHPTVVNPDRQLRRLASENSWPVLEFRHPIPLGRRLRERPAVPVAAAALGVGVGVAIGIAWYGRHRRTRIAPVA, from the coding sequence GTGGGCCGAGGTGCCGCTTTCTTTGATCTGGACAAGACCGTCATCGCCAAGTCGAGCGCGCTGGCCTTCGGTCGGCCGTTCTACCGCGACGGGCTGATCACCCGGCGGGACGTCGTCAAGTCCGCGTACGCCCAACTGATGTTCCGGTTGGGCGGCACCGACGAGCAGACCATGGCCCGCACCCGGGACTACCTGGCCGCCCTGTGCAAGGGCTGGCAGGTGGAACAGGTCCGCCAGATCGTCGCGGAGACGTTGCACGAGCTGATCAACCCTTACGTGTACGCCGAGGCCGCCGCCCTGATCGAGGAGCACCAGGCCGCCGGCCGGGACGTCGTGCTGGTCTCCGCCTCCGGCGAGGAGATGGTCCGGCCGATCGGTGAGCTGCTCGGGGTGACCGACGTGATCGCCACCCGGATGGCGGTGCAGGACGGCCGGTACAGCGGCGAGGTCGAGTTCTACGCCGCCGGGCCGAGCAAGGTCGAGGCGGTCGGCGAGTTGGCCACCGCCCGGGGCTACGACCTGGCCGAGTCGTACGCCTACTCCGACTCGTACAGTGACCGCCCGCTGCTGGAGTGTGTCGGGCACCCCACGGTGGTGAACCCGGACCGGCAGCTCCGCAGGCTGGCCAGCGAGAACTCCTGGCCGGTGCTGGAGTTCCGGCACCCGATCCCGCTCGGCCGCCGGCTGCGGGAACGGCCGGCGGTCCCGGTTGCCGCCGCCGCGCTGGGCGTCGGGGTGGGTGTCGCTATCGGCATCGCCTGGTACGGCCGCCACCGTCGCACCCGGATCGCCCCGGTCGCCTGA
- a CDS encoding tyrosine-type recombinase/integrase: protein MGFVRKTPAGTFRACWRDPAGAQKSKSFRTKREANAFLAEVEGSLNRGTYVNPHAGRTRFGDFAEQWLATRTVEARTAERTVSMLRAHVLPKWGDWPLGKVDFMSVQEWVTGLNRQLAPTTIAKCYQLLSMILKTAVQARLIAVNPAEGVRLPRDRSRDVKPITIGRKDFFDRLLPAVPPRHRAIVSAAAGAGLRWGECAGLTWSSVDLERASVRVVQVAEETHGGIVLRPYPKSRAGVRTIPLPGFLLAALRQLRADSGDPDPGTLVFRDRVGRPLRRSNFRRRVWLPSLVRAGLLGQVINSGPHRYLAVWVDRDGVERSAEFTTEREAVAQVAAKAAGGMRFHDLRHAYATWLVTDGVPINLVQRVMGHEQASTTLNRYTHTPDDYAARVLAAFDGPAASLLPPAGETPAENAPEEDGDDL from the coding sequence ATGGGCTTCGTCCGCAAGACTCCGGCCGGGACCTTCCGGGCCTGCTGGCGTGACCCGGCCGGCGCGCAGAAGTCGAAGAGTTTCCGCACGAAGCGCGAGGCCAATGCATTCCTGGCCGAAGTGGAGGGCAGCCTCAACCGGGGCACGTACGTCAACCCGCACGCCGGGCGGACCCGGTTCGGCGACTTCGCTGAACAGTGGCTCGCCACCCGGACGGTGGAGGCACGTACCGCCGAACGGACCGTCTCGATGCTCCGCGCTCACGTCCTGCCCAAGTGGGGTGACTGGCCGCTCGGGAAGGTCGACTTCATGTCGGTGCAGGAGTGGGTGACCGGCCTCAACCGGCAGCTTGCGCCGACCACGATCGCCAAGTGCTACCAACTGCTGTCGATGATCCTCAAGACGGCTGTTCAGGCCCGGCTGATCGCCGTCAACCCCGCCGAGGGTGTGCGGCTACCGCGTGACCGATCGCGTGACGTCAAGCCGATCACAATCGGTCGGAAGGACTTCTTTGACCGACTGCTCCCGGCCGTCCCGCCTCGGCACCGGGCCATCGTCAGCGCTGCTGCCGGGGCCGGGCTCCGCTGGGGTGAGTGCGCCGGGCTGACCTGGTCGTCGGTCGACCTCGAGCGGGCTTCCGTGCGCGTGGTCCAGGTCGCCGAGGAGACGCACGGCGGCATCGTGCTCCGCCCGTACCCGAAGAGCCGGGCCGGCGTCCGCACCATCCCGCTGCCGGGCTTCCTGCTGGCCGCGCTGCGCCAGCTCCGCGCCGACTCCGGTGATCCGGACCCCGGAACCCTCGTCTTCCGGGACCGGGTCGGACGTCCGCTGCGCCGGTCGAACTTCCGTCGCCGGGTCTGGCTCCCGTCGCTGGTCCGCGCCGGCCTGCTCGGCCAGGTGATCAATTCCGGTCCGCACCGGTACCTAGCTGTCTGGGTCGACCGGGACGGCGTCGAGCGGTCGGCGGAGTTCACCACCGAGCGGGAAGCGGTCGCCCAGGTCGCGGCCAAGGCTGCCGGCGGGATGCGGTTCCACGACCTGCGGCACGCCTACGCAACGTGGCTGGTGACCGACGGCGTACCGATCAACCTGGTACAGCGGGTGATGGGCCACGAGCAGGCGTCGACGACCCTCAACCGGTACACCCACACCCCGGACGACTACGCGGCTCGCGTCCTGGCTGCCTTCGACGGCCCTGCTGCCTCTCTGCTGCCTCCGGCCGGGGAAACGCCCGCTGAGAACGCTCCCGAAGAGGACGGGGATGACCTGTGA
- a CDS encoding helix-turn-helix domain-containing protein translates to MSNTAGRSPVLRLLPRSGATVVEPVTYTVREVSKLLGISLGSTYALVRDGTIPATRLGGRWLIPRTRFHAWLDGIAEPAAATGTEHGRRR, encoded by the coding sequence GTGAGCAACACCGCTGGCAGGAGTCCGGTCCTCCGGCTCCTCCCCCGCTCCGGCGCGACGGTCGTCGAACCGGTCACCTACACCGTCCGCGAGGTTTCCAAGCTGCTCGGGATCTCGCTGGGCAGCACGTACGCGCTCGTCCGTGACGGCACGATCCCCGCGACCCGGCTCGGTGGGCGCTGGCTGATCCCGCGTACCCGGTTCCATGCCTGGCTCGACGGCATCGCGGAACCGGCCGCCGCCACCGGCACCGAACACGGACGGAGGCGCTGA
- a CDS encoding replication initiator: protein MASTLDLTPRAALARGVGSNADTIPLAGYTAAGQALHRAGRPDYFGWLEHVRAAAGCTRPIRLAGSLYTVDPATGRMLDQRHTDGMPDATIYKACGNRRATVCPACATVYQRDAYQLLRAGLVGGKGVPDTVTRHPAVFATFTAPSFGAVHVRAVKRHTCGNRHRCDCRPDPCHARRDAGTCPHGRPAVCWARHDQADAVLGQPLCLDCYDHAHQVVWNLHTGELWHRTKQAAERYLTKLARRRGIPRVQVTSPSGKTRLVSPVRISHGKAAEFQARAAVHFHALIRLDGVNPHDPAAVVPPPAGFTAADLDDAIRYAVDLIAFTTPPHPDQPEGWLIRWGAQLDIRPISLTGRGEVTDSMVAGYLAKYATKSTEVTGHRSVRLTADTIGDYADPDGDHTARLVDACWRLGRPTGTPVPLSQRPRDHRPRPGFVDPWECPDCGTHTRYAACPVCVAERQAGLDTESTKPATANPYARLRRWAHMLGFGGHFLTKARRYSVTFQLLRDTRVTFRRSEDQDHAHPDGVQAVDHLDDTTLIVGALTFAGVGWHTSGDALLANTAAALARERRAAGREELAHELGTPSAGTVPAAA, encoded by the coding sequence ATGGCCTCGACGCTGGACCTCACACCCCGTGCCGCTCTGGCCCGGGGTGTGGGCTCGAACGCCGACACCATCCCGCTGGCCGGCTACACCGCCGCCGGGCAGGCCCTGCACCGTGCCGGCCGACCCGACTACTTCGGCTGGCTGGAGCACGTCCGGGCCGCCGCCGGCTGCACCCGCCCGATCCGCCTCGCCGGCAGCCTCTACACCGTCGACCCGGCCACCGGCCGGATGCTGGACCAGCGGCACACCGATGGCATGCCCGACGCCACGATCTACAAGGCGTGCGGCAACCGCCGGGCCACCGTCTGCCCGGCCTGCGCGACCGTCTACCAGCGCGACGCCTACCAGCTCCTGCGCGCCGGCCTCGTCGGCGGCAAGGGCGTCCCCGACACCGTCACCCGACACCCGGCGGTGTTCGCCACCTTCACCGCACCCTCGTTCGGCGCGGTGCATGTCCGCGCGGTCAAGCGGCACACCTGCGGCAACCGGCACCGCTGCGACTGCCGGCCCGACCCCTGCCACGCCCGCCGCGACGCCGGCACCTGCCCCCACGGCCGCCCGGCCGTGTGCTGGGCACGGCACGACCAGGCCGACGCCGTTCTTGGGCAACCGCTCTGCCTCGACTGCTACGACCACGCTCACCAGGTCGTCTGGAACCTGCACACCGGCGAACTGTGGCACCGCACCAAGCAGGCCGCGGAGCGGTACCTCACCAAGCTCGCCCGCCGCCGCGGTATCCCCCGCGTGCAGGTCACCAGCCCGTCCGGCAAGACCCGCCTCGTCTCCCCGGTCCGGATCTCGCACGGGAAGGCCGCCGAGTTCCAGGCCCGCGCGGCGGTGCACTTCCACGCCCTGATCCGCCTCGACGGCGTCAACCCGCACGACCCGGCCGCCGTCGTCCCACCACCGGCCGGGTTCACCGCCGCCGACCTCGACGACGCGATCCGGTACGCCGTCGACCTGATCGCCTTCACCACCCCGCCGCACCCCGACCAGCCGGAAGGGTGGCTGATCCGCTGGGGCGCACAGCTCGATATCCGGCCAATCTCGCTGACCGGCCGTGGCGAGGTCACCGACAGCATGGTTGCCGGCTACCTTGCCAAGTACGCCACCAAGAGCACCGAGGTAACCGGGCACCGATCCGTCCGGCTGACCGCCGACACCATCGGCGACTACGCCGACCCCGACGGCGACCACACCGCCCGCCTCGTCGACGCCTGCTGGCGACTCGGCCGACCCACCGGCACGCCCGTGCCGCTCTCGCAGCGGCCCCGCGACCACCGGCCCCGGCCCGGCTTCGTCGACCCCTGGGAGTGCCCCGACTGCGGCACCCACACCCGGTACGCCGCCTGCCCCGTCTGCGTCGCCGAACGTCAAGCCGGCCTTGACACCGAATCGACGAAACCGGCGACGGCCAACCCGTACGCCCGGCTGCGCCGCTGGGCGCACATGCTCGGCTTCGGCGGCCACTTCCTCACCAAAGCCCGCCGCTACTCGGTGACCTTCCAACTCCTGCGCGACACCCGGGTCACCTTCCGGCGCAGTGAGGACCAGGACCACGCGCACCCCGACGGCGTCCAGGCCGTCGACCACCTCGACGACACCACCCTGATCGTCGGCGCTCTCACCTTCGCCGGGGTCGGCTGGCACACCAGCGGAGACGCGCTGCTCGCCAACACCGCCGCCGCTCTCGCCCGTGAGCGACGCGCCGCCGGCCGCGAGGAACTCGCCCACGAACTCGGCACCCCCTCGGCCGGCACCGTGCCGGCCGCCGCCTGA
- a CDS encoding DUF2637 domain-containing protein: MTAPETGTFTEQFAAEYARNAVPTMLKAIGSIKRYNRFVLLGALLTSYLHQAHYLWTQNAGYFAYLVPLIFDAAMVSMLTVVRTSGIARDAKRGAMVVFVGAALLSATINFASPGSLGLRLVFALVVVLVIGVELVAGRIRPDFAAIEAEAAALLAAANDLAAKNQPSAVEQVNPISVQVAEQVTSEPTPPAAITSAPATPAEPAVTTEPDSDPVPVAVADPTPTPTAVPAPEPVSTPAAEPVTVPTHLLPTARFAAVQHEQATGHPITADELAARLNLTPPVAAALLDAITEPTVNGTPVGAR; this comes from the coding sequence ATGACCGCACCCGAAACCGGCACGTTCACCGAACAGTTCGCCGCCGAGTACGCCCGCAACGCGGTGCCGACCATGCTCAAGGCAATCGGTTCCATCAAGCGGTACAACCGCTTCGTCCTGCTCGGTGCGCTGCTGACCAGCTACCTGCACCAGGCCCACTACCTGTGGACCCAGAACGCCGGCTACTTCGCCTACCTCGTCCCGCTGATCTTCGACGCCGCCATGGTGTCGATGCTGACCGTCGTCCGTACCTCGGGCATCGCCCGTGACGCCAAGCGGGGCGCGATGGTCGTCTTCGTCGGTGCCGCGCTGCTGTCGGCAACCATCAACTTCGCGTCCCCCGGCAGCCTCGGCCTACGCCTCGTCTTCGCCTTGGTCGTCGTCCTCGTCATCGGCGTCGAACTCGTCGCCGGACGCATCCGACCCGACTTCGCCGCCATCGAAGCCGAAGCCGCCGCACTCCTCGCCGCCGCCAACGACCTGGCCGCCAAGAACCAACCGTCTGCCGTCGAGCAGGTCAACCCCATCTCCGTCCAGGTGGCAGAGCAGGTCACCTCCGAGCCGACTCCGCCGGCTGCCATCACCTCGGCACCCGCCACGCCGGCAGAGCCGGCCGTCACCACCGAACCCGACTCCGACCCGGTGCCCGTCGCGGTTGCCGACCCGACCCCCACACCGACCGCCGTCCCGGCTCCTGAGCCGGTCAGCACGCCGGCCGCTGAGCCGGTGACGGTCCCTACCCACCTGCTGCCGACGGCACGGTTCGCCGCCGTCCAGCACGAGCAGGCCACCGGCCACCCCATCACCGCCGACGAGCTGGCCGCCCGGCTCAACCTCACCCCGCCCGTCGCGGCGGCGCTCCTGGACGCCATCACCGAACCCACCGTCAACGGCACCCCGGTAGGTGCCCGATGA
- a CDS encoding RRQRL motif-containing zinc-binding protein: MTDLTHLIGLRLRFYDPLGTRHGFPTFPYLMAPAGLATVRQLRAAGLRPGGQTPVAQILWRRGKRVAYLYRLDLAKPKRTATASQRAAIGKALRARRTCRLCEQVKPYYIPRRYGCCLDCHGGH, encoded by the coding sequence ATGACCGACCTCACCCACCTGATCGGTCTGCGCCTGCGGTTCTACGACCCGCTCGGCACCCGCCACGGGTTCCCCACCTTCCCCTACCTGATGGCCCCGGCCGGGCTCGCCACCGTCCGGCAACTGCGGGCCGCCGGCCTCCGCCCCGGCGGACAGACCCCTGTCGCCCAGATCCTCTGGCGGCGCGGCAAGCGCGTCGCCTACCTGTACCGGCTCGACCTGGCCAAGCCCAAGCGCACCGCCACCGCCTCCCAACGGGCCGCCATCGGCAAGGCGCTGCGTGCCCGTCGGACCTGCCGACTCTGCGAGCAGGTCAAGCCCTACTACATCCCCCGCCGCTACGGCTGCTGCCTCGACTGCCACGGAGGCCACTGA
- a CDS encoding DUF6197 family protein, translating to MKATHNPPTGEPATPAEVLRGAALYLSRHGWIQGMYYLPTDWTDPTPPACLVGAIGMACEGRQAKHLTEVHPDYRAVYRAAIAAMVAYLDLAHPIHLVDEDGYWLEEHSEPFAWNDSAGHTAEDVIDALNAAADEWEHRHATGGDSR from the coding sequence ATGAAGGCTACCCACAACCCGCCCACCGGAGAACCGGCCACCCCGGCCGAGGTTCTCCGTGGTGCTGCCCTCTACCTGAGCCGGCACGGCTGGATTCAGGGCATGTACTACCTGCCCACCGACTGGACCGACCCCACCCCGCCCGCCTGTCTGGTCGGGGCTATCGGCATGGCCTGTGAGGGCCGGCAGGCCAAGCACCTCACCGAGGTGCATCCCGACTACCGGGCGGTCTACCGGGCAGCTATCGCCGCGATGGTCGCCTACCTCGACCTCGCCCACCCCATCCACCTCGTCGACGAGGACGGCTACTGGCTCGAAGAGCACTCCGAACCGTTCGCCTGGAACGACAGCGCCGGCCACACCGCCGAGGACGTCATCGACGCCCTCAACGCCGCCGCCGACGAGTGGGAGCACCGCCACGCGACCGGTGGTGACTCCCGATGA
- a CDS encoding FtsK/SpoIIIE domain-containing protein, with amino-acid sequence MNRTTAAPTAGVPVGPGLSMFDPIFIGIDEFGQPVYITLAYRNLLAGGEPGGGKSGLLNTIAAHAALSVDSRLVLLDGKLVELGQWEDIADAFIGPDITAALAVLRRLQQVMNNRYAWLRAHGRRKLTAADRLSVITVLVDEIAFFSATVGSKQEQEEFVALLRDLVARGRAAGIPVVAATQRPSFDIIPTSLRDLFGYRAAFRCTTPNSSNIVLGHGWAEQGYSATDIPPTNQGAAYLIAEGGTPRRIKAAYLSDAQIAGIADYAAWVRRPGGLTTPTGTPADWGMAA; translated from the coding sequence ATGAACCGCACCACTGCCGCCCCGACCGCCGGTGTTCCGGTGGGGCCTGGCCTGTCGATGTTCGACCCGATCTTCATCGGCATCGACGAGTTCGGACAGCCCGTCTACATCACCCTGGCCTACCGCAACCTCCTCGCCGGCGGTGAGCCCGGCGGCGGCAAGTCCGGCCTCCTCAACACCATCGCCGCACACGCGGCCCTGTCCGTCGACTCCCGGCTCGTGCTCCTCGACGGCAAGCTCGTCGAACTCGGGCAGTGGGAAGACATCGCCGACGCCTTCATCGGCCCCGACATCACCGCCGCCCTGGCCGTCCTGCGACGGCTCCAGCAGGTGATGAACAACCGGTACGCCTGGCTGCGCGCCCACGGCCGCCGCAAGCTGACCGCCGCCGACCGACTCAGCGTGATCACCGTCCTGGTCGACGAGATCGCCTTCTTCTCCGCCACCGTCGGCAGCAAGCAGGAACAGGAAGAATTCGTCGCCCTGCTCCGCGACCTGGTCGCCCGGGGCCGGGCCGCCGGCATCCCCGTCGTCGCCGCCACCCAGCGGCCGTCGTTCGACATCATCCCCACCAGCCTGCGGGACCTGTTCGGCTACCGGGCCGCGTTCCGCTGCACCACCCCGAACAGCTCGAACATCGTCCTCGGCCACGGCTGGGCCGAGCAGGGCTACTCCGCCACCGACATCCCGCCCACCAACCAGGGCGCGGCCTACCTCATCGCGGAGGGCGGCACGCCCCGCCGCATCAAGGCCGCCTACCTCTCCGACGCCCAGATCGCCGGCATCGCCGACTACGCCGCCTGGGTCCGTCGCCCCGGTGGCCTCACCACCCCGACCGGTACTCCCGCTGACTGGGGGATGGCCGCATGA
- a CDS encoding DUF3307 domain-containing protein, giving the protein MLESAIVFAVVAATFYAGHQVADHVLGQSDKQAAHKAAPGWDGWRHLLGHVVAYHLVVVVMLTITIAVLDLPVTVAGLAAGLAFSAVSHAILDRRWPVRWILNHTGSGDFADRQAPICGMYLADQSLHAACLWASALLVAAL; this is encoded by the coding sequence ATGCTCGAATCCGCCATCGTGTTCGCCGTTGTCGCGGCGACGTTCTACGCCGGCCACCAGGTCGCTGACCACGTTCTCGGCCAGTCCGACAAGCAGGCCGCACACAAGGCCGCCCCGGGTTGGGACGGCTGGCGTCACCTGTTGGGCCACGTCGTGGCCTATCACCTGGTCGTCGTGGTGATGCTCACCATCACCATCGCCGTCCTCGATCTGCCGGTCACCGTGGCCGGGCTCGCCGCCGGACTCGCCTTCTCGGCGGTCTCTCACGCGATCCTCGACCGGCGTTGGCCGGTGCGCTGGATTCTCAACCACACCGGAAGCGGCGATTTCGCCGACCGTCAGGCCCCGATCTGCGGGATGTACCTGGCCGACCAGTCCCTTCACGCGGCATGCCTGTGGGCGTCCGCGCTTCTCGTCGCTGCTCTCTGA
- a CDS encoding helix-turn-helix domain-containing protein — protein MPNNRLRDAILRNGMTPAVIAEKIGVDPKTVERWITQDRTPYPRHRHAIAALVREDESYLWPDAVTAEAASQIGQSEMIQLYSRRSSVPYDLWRRLIERAEKRIDVLAYAGLFLVEQDPMLVDTLRQKAEDGVEVKILLGDPTSDAIERKSVEEGTPGVMAAKIRQVQQYYNRLDGVQGVKVLYHDTTLYNSIYRFDDEMLVNMHVLGFPAPHAPVMHLRRINGGDLFRTYSDSFDRVLSASWSLKGGEVAA, from the coding sequence ATGCCGAACAACCGCCTGCGTGACGCCATCCTCCGCAACGGCATGACGCCCGCAGTGATCGCCGAGAAGATCGGGGTCGACCCGAAGACGGTGGAACGGTGGATCACCCAGGACCGGACGCCGTACCCGCGCCACCGGCACGCAATCGCCGCACTCGTCCGCGAGGATGAGTCGTACCTCTGGCCAGACGCGGTGACTGCGGAGGCTGCCTCGCAGATCGGGCAGAGCGAGATGATCCAGCTCTACTCCCGGCGATCCTCTGTGCCGTACGACCTCTGGCGCCGCCTGATCGAGCGGGCGGAGAAGCGGATCGACGTGTTGGCCTACGCCGGCCTGTTCCTGGTGGAGCAGGATCCGATGCTCGTCGACACCCTGCGGCAGAAGGCGGAGGACGGCGTCGAGGTGAAGATCCTGCTCGGTGATCCGACCAGCGACGCTATCGAGCGTAAGAGCGTCGAGGAGGGTACGCCCGGCGTGATGGCCGCGAAGATCCGTCAGGTGCAGCAGTACTACAACCGGCTGGACGGCGTGCAAGGCGTCAAGGTGCTCTACCACGACACGACGCTGTACAACTCGATCTACCGCTTCGATGACGAGATGCTGGTGAACATGCACGTGCTCGGGTTCCCGGCACCACACGCGCCCGTGATGCACCTGCGCAGGATCAACGGCGGTGACCTGTTCCGCACCTACTCCGACAGCTTCGACCGGGTCCTGTCGGCCTCCTGGTCGCTGAAGGGCGGCGAGGTGGCAGCCTAG
- a CDS encoding NUDIX hydrolase: MARIEHYHDPNAPRANTIVVAVSVFVRDDRGRVLLIQRTDNGLWSLPSGGQEIGESVAQTAVRETHEETGISVEVTGLVGVYSDPGHVIEYSDGEVRQQFSLCFRAVPVGGEPTPSDESSDVRWVARDELGTLDIHPSTLLRIQHGYQERGEPYIG, translated from the coding sequence ATGGCGAGGATCGAGCACTACCACGACCCGAACGCGCCGAGGGCCAACACCATCGTCGTGGCGGTCTCCGTCTTCGTCCGGGACGACCGTGGCCGGGTGCTGCTCATCCAGCGCACCGACAACGGGCTGTGGTCGCTGCCAAGCGGCGGCCAGGAGATCGGCGAGTCGGTCGCGCAGACGGCGGTCCGGGAGACCCACGAGGAGACCGGCATCAGCGTCGAGGTGACCGGCTTGGTAGGCGTCTATTCCGACCCCGGCCACGTCATCGAGTACTCGGACGGCGAGGTGCGGCAACAGTTCTCGCTCTGCTTCCGCGCTGTGCCGGTCGGCGGCGAGCCGACCCCGAGCGACGAGTCAAGCGACGTCCGATGGGTCGCGCGCGACGAGCTGGGGACGCTGGACATCCACCCGTCGACCCTGCTCCGCATTCAGCACGGCTATCAGGAACGCGGCGAACCCTACATCGGCTGA
- a CDS encoding HD domain-containing protein, producing MAALVDVAREIARRKLETPLPRRWSHVQAVAAKARTVSEAVPAEDRDVLVASAWLHDIGYNAELVDTGFHALDGGRWLRRERFDERIAALVAHHSCAWLEAEERGLGDVLAAEFPREETAVTDALCFSDMTTGPDGQDFEVLERLAEIRSRYGPDHLVTRFIIRAEPEMVAAVQRTERRLPGRVRQPM from the coding sequence ATGGCCGCCCTCGTCGATGTCGCCCGGGAGATCGCCCGACGCAAGCTGGAGACTCCGCTGCCACGTCGATGGAGCCACGTCCAGGCGGTCGCCGCCAAAGCGAGGACCGTCAGCGAGGCGGTTCCGGCCGAAGATCGTGACGTCCTCGTGGCGTCCGCGTGGCTACACGACATCGGCTACAACGCCGAGCTTGTCGACACCGGGTTCCACGCGCTCGACGGTGGTCGGTGGCTGCGGCGGGAACGCTTCGACGAGAGGATTGCCGCCCTTGTCGCGCATCACTCCTGCGCCTGGCTGGAAGCGGAGGAACGCGGACTCGGTGACGTCCTGGCGGCGGAGTTCCCGCGAGAGGAAACGGCGGTCACCGACGCGCTGTGCTTCTCGGACATGACCACCGGGCCGGACGGGCAGGACTTCGAGGTACTGGAGCGGCTGGCGGAGATCCGGTCGCGGTACGGGCCGGATCACCTGGTGACCCGGTTCATCATCCGTGCCGAGCCGGAGATGGTGGCTGCCGTCCAGCGTACTGAGCGCCGTCTGCCCGGCCGGGTTCGTCAGCCGATGTAG
- a CDS encoding DNA cytosine methyltransferase — protein sequence MIRLTCVDLFAGAGGATEGLRSAGFDVIGAVEVDPDAAASYRINHPDVKLWDRDIRLLTATGMRRDLNLNVGELTLLKACPPCQGFSTLGPGGDSAKGSARNDLVLDVIRFVRAFKPSAVLLENVPGLERDARFSRLQKALSALGYQIKSFRLDAAWVGVPQRRRRLIMLAIRGRRVRLPDTVSDLLGEWFTENPTTARTALEQLSSTILEGSNLDRHRVHSPKVLARIKAIPVGGNRFDLPPEHRLACHDNLRARHATASYGRVRLDEPAPTMTTRCTTPACGSFIHPTEHRGLTLREAAAFQTFPPTYAFKGDFGSIERQIGNAVPVRMAKALGATVRRLVQGGSAQLSDCGQSATPGPLPSRLPSTRTPVERAAARPATSRRP from the coding sequence GTGATCCGCCTAACATGCGTCGACTTGTTCGCCGGCGCCGGTGGCGCCACCGAGGGACTTCGGTCAGCTGGATTTGACGTCATTGGGGCTGTGGAAGTTGACCCCGATGCCGCCGCGTCTTATAGAATCAATCACCCTGATGTCAAGCTTTGGGATCGCGACATTCGGCTGTTAACTGCGACGGGTATGCGCCGGGACTTGAACCTGAATGTCGGCGAACTGACGCTCCTGAAGGCATGTCCGCCGTGTCAAGGGTTCTCGACTCTCGGCCCTGGCGGCGATTCGGCAAAAGGTAGCGCCCGGAACGACCTGGTTCTCGACGTGATCCGGTTCGTGCGCGCCTTCAAACCCTCTGCGGTGTTGTTAGAGAACGTTCCTGGCCTTGAGAGGGACGCGCGGTTCAGCCGACTTCAGAAGGCCCTTAGCGCGCTGGGCTACCAGATCAAGAGTTTCCGTCTCGATGCTGCCTGGGTTGGGGTGCCTCAGCGAAGGCGACGATTGATCATGCTGGCCATTCGCGGTCGCCGCGTCCGGCTCCCCGACACTGTCTCCGACCTACTCGGAGAATGGTTCACGGAGAATCCAACGACCGCACGAACCGCCTTGGAGCAACTGTCCTCCACGATACTGGAAGGCAGCAACCTGGATAGGCATCGTGTTCATTCGCCAAAGGTTCTTGCTCGCATCAAGGCAATCCCTGTTGGAGGCAACCGTTTCGACCTGCCTCCAGAGCATCGTTTGGCTTGTCATGACAATCTGCGGGCCAGGCATGCGACGGCATCGTACGGTCGAGTTCGCTTGGATGAACCTGCGCCGACGATGACCACCAGGTGCACCACTCCGGCGTGCGGTTCATTCATTCATCCAACGGAACATCGCGGCCTCACGCTTCGCGAGGCGGCAGCTTTCCAGACCTTTCCACCGACCTATGCTTTTAAGGGTGACTTTGGATCAATTGAGCGGCAAATAGGTAACGCCGTTCCGGTTCGTATGGCGAAGGCTCTTGGAGCGACTGTCCGCCGTCTCGTCCAAGGCGGCTCGGCCCAGTTGTCGGATTGCGGACAGTCCGCCACACCTGGACCCCTGCCATCCCGTCTGCCGTCGACCCGCACTCCTGTGGAGCGGGCCGCTGCCCGGCCCGCCACGTCAAGACGGCCTTGA